A genomic segment from Stappia indica encodes:
- a CDS encoding ABC transporter permease, with product MTSLDQVSGGRATGESEASREDLRPVPYRGGGFRPVPIRLIGPLVFLAIIALWETGSRSGFISNLVLPAPSEAFEAFSYLVESGQLWRHLSASLQRLVIGWTLGTALGIAVGLGIGLFSLARAGLLPLVSALFPIPKIALLPLFVIWFGIGEGSKVATILFGSFFPTVIATYGGVDNVDRTLVRMGQSFGLSWWSIVRKIILPGAMPAILSGCRISASIGIILLVAAEMIGAEYGVGAYILMAGSLFATDQLLAGVAILSVLGLIVSWLIGRLERWLLAWRG from the coding sequence ATGACGTCGCTTGACCAGGTGTCCGGCGGCCGGGCGACCGGCGAGAGCGAAGCATCGCGCGAGGACCTGCGCCCGGTTCCCTATCGCGGCGGCGGCTTTCGTCCCGTGCCGATCCGGCTGATCGGGCCGCTCGTCTTCCTGGCGATCATCGCGCTGTGGGAGACCGGCTCGCGCAGCGGCTTCATCAGCAACCTGGTGCTGCCGGCCCCGAGCGAGGCTTTCGAGGCCTTCAGCTACCTGGTCGAATCGGGCCAGCTGTGGCGGCACCTGTCGGCCTCGCTGCAGCGGCTCGTGATCGGCTGGACGCTGGGCACCGCGCTCGGCATCGCCGTCGGGCTCGGCATCGGCCTGTTCTCGCTGGCGCGGGCCGGCCTGCTGCCGCTGGTCTCGGCGCTGTTCCCGATCCCGAAGATCGCCCTCTTGCCGCTCTTCGTGATCTGGTTCGGCATCGGCGAAGGCTCGAAGGTCGCGACGATCCTGTTCGGCTCGTTCTTCCCGACCGTCATCGCCACCTATGGCGGCGTCGACAATGTCGACCGCACGCTTGTGCGCATGGGCCAGTCCTTCGGACTGTCGTGGTGGTCGATCGTGCGCAAGATCATCCTGCCGGGCGCCATGCCGGCGATCCTGTCGGGCTGCAGGATCTCCGCCTCGATCGGCATCATCCTGCTGGTGGCGGCCGAGATGATCGGCGCCGAATACGGCGTCGGCGCCTACATCCTGATGGCCGGAAGCCTGTTCGCCACCGACCAGCTGCTGGCGGGCGTCGCGATCCTGTCGGTGCTCGGCCTCATCGTCAGCTGGCTGATCGGCCGGCTGGAGCGCTGGCTGCTGGCCTGGCGCGGCTGA
- a CDS encoding ABC transporter ATP-binding protein, whose translation MDLLLRGITHRYGATEVLSGIDLAVSEGEIVCIIGPSGCGKSTLLRFIGGLERPDEGEVLLSGPVPSDSLNPLTYVFQDFALLPWRSVEANVSLVLEDHPLSAAEREEIVADVLERTGLSDFRKALPRQLSGGMKQRVAIARALSVRPAVMLMDEPLSALDSQTRELLMDDLVALWQRERFTACYVTHNLAEAVRLGHRIVVLSRRPGRIRTIVEIDRDLGAREAGDPKLDAVQRELWQLLRDEARAADREIADDVA comes from the coding sequence ATGGATCTCCTGCTGCGCGGGATTACGCATCGCTATGGCGCGACCGAGGTGCTGAGCGGGATCGACCTTGCGGTCAGCGAGGGCGAGATCGTGTGCATCATCGGTCCGTCGGGCTGCGGCAAGTCGACCCTGCTGCGCTTCATCGGCGGGCTGGAGCGGCCGGACGAGGGCGAGGTGCTGCTCTCCGGTCCGGTGCCCTCCGATTCGCTCAATCCGCTGACCTATGTCTTCCAGGACTTCGCGCTGCTGCCCTGGCGCAGCGTCGAGGCGAATGTCTCGCTGGTTCTGGAAGACCATCCGCTGTCCGCGGCGGAGCGCGAGGAGATCGTCGCCGACGTGCTGGAGCGCACGGGGCTGTCCGACTTCCGCAAGGCGCTGCCGCGGCAGCTTTCCGGCGGCATGAAGCAGCGCGTCGCCATCGCCCGGGCGCTCAGCGTGCGCCCGGCGGTGATGCTGATGGACGAGCCGCTGTCGGCGCTGGACAGCCAGACGCGCGAGCTGCTGATGGACGATCTCGTCGCCCTGTGGCAGCGCGAGCGCTTCACCGCCTGCTACGTCACCCACAATCTCGCCGAGGCCGTGCGTCTCGGCCACCGCATCGTCGTGCTGTCGCGCCGGCCGGGGCGGATCCGCACCATCGTGGAGATCGACCGCGATCTCGGCGCGCGCGAGGCGGGCGACCCGAAGCTGGACGCCGTGCAGCGCGAGCTGTGGCAGCTCCTGCGCGACGAGGCGCGTGCCGCCGACAGGGAGATCGCCGATGACGTCGCTTGA
- a CDS encoding DUF411 domain-containing protein, with product MASQPAFADSKDMTVWKSPWCGCCEAWSEAMQAAGYTVRIENREDLAPIKAKAGVPADMEGCHTAMIDGYFLEGHVPLSSVQRLLSERPAIAGLAVPGMPSGSLGMGEDPAARYDVHYVNGNGGTGIFEQVGAR from the coding sequence ATGGCGAGCCAGCCGGCATTCGCCGACAGCAAGGACATGACCGTGTGGAAATCGCCCTGGTGCGGCTGCTGCGAGGCCTGGAGCGAGGCGATGCAAGCCGCCGGCTACACCGTGCGCATCGAGAATCGCGAGGACCTTGCCCCCATCAAGGCGAAGGCCGGCGTGCCCGCCGACATGGAAGGCTGCCACACCGCGATGATCGACGGCTATTTCCTGGAAGGCCACGTGCCGCTCTCGTCCGTGCAGCGCCTGCTGTCGGAGCGCCCCGCCATCGCAGGGCTGGCCGTGCCGGGCATGCCCTCGGGCTCGCTCGGCATGGGCGAGGACCCTGCCGCCCGCTACGACGTCCACTATGTGAACGGCAACGGCGGCACCGGCATCTTCGAGCAGGTCGGGGCGCGCTGA
- a CDS encoding 50S ribosomal protein L25/general stress protein Ctc has product MAEGYVLKASVRDRVGKGAARALRREGLVPAVIYGEKKAALPIAIPLKESTLALHRGGFMTNLGTIEVDGVAHRVIAKDYQLDPVRDDLIHVDFLRVSKGATLTVDVPVHFINEEKCPGIKAGGVLNVVRHTVEMTVPADAIPDALVIDLAKAKVGDSIHISAVDIPAGSVPTITDRDFTLATIAAPGGGAGASDDDEAAEDESEG; this is encoded by the coding sequence ATGGCTGAAGGCTATGTGCTGAAGGCTTCGGTGAGGGACCGGGTTGGCAAGGGGGCCGCTCGTGCACTTCGCCGTGAAGGCCTCGTCCCCGCCGTGATCTACGGTGAGAAGAAAGCTGCCCTGCCGATCGCGATTCCGCTCAAGGAGTCGACGCTCGCCCTGCACCGCGGCGGCTTCATGACCAACCTCGGCACCATCGAGGTCGACGGCGTCGCTCACCGCGTCATCGCCAAGGACTACCAGCTCGATCCGGTTCGCGACGACCTGATCCATGTCGACTTCCTGCGCGTGTCCAAGGGCGCGACGCTGACCGTCGACGTGCCGGTCCACTTCATCAACGAAGAGAAGTGCCCGGGCATCAAGGCAGGCGGCGTGCTCAACGTGGTTCGCCACACGGTCGAGATGACCGTGCCGGCCGACGCCATTCCGGATGCGCTCGTCATCGACCTGGCCAAGGCCAAGGTCGGCGACTCGATCCACATTTCGGCCGTGGACATCCCCGCCGGTTCCGTCCCGACCATCACCGATCGCGACTTCACCCTCGCGACGATCGCTGCCCCGGGCGGCGGCGCCGGTGCGTCGGACGATGACGAGGCTGCCGAGGACGAGAGCGAGGGCTGA
- a CDS encoding ABC transporter substrate-binding protein: MKAMTKRGFVKLAAAAGIAAGVSIAPLATAFAADKITVGALRFTSHAPSFIAFERGYFADEGLEVNFEFFQAAQPMAVAIASGDVDFGITAISGGLINLAEKGAIKVVGGALQEEPGVDGQMILVSKAAFDAGLTSPAGLKGKSFGITQTGSSFHYIAHKIADKEGFDRSEITLRPLQKVGAIIGALKTAQIDAWAIVPHIAKPLAAGPEIESIGMVADYIPDYQVTTVFTSTANTKDKPDLVKRFLAAFSKGAADFNAALIDKTTTDEDAEALVQLLHKYVYNDQPYEKAAPSIRNGAMRVNEGAKLNMTSIADQLDWFKSEKLVPETVTMELLVDPSFVETN, encoded by the coding sequence ATGAAGGCTATGACCAAACGCGGATTCGTGAAACTGGCGGCAGCGGCCGGCATTGCCGCCGGCGTGAGCATCGCTCCGCTCGCCACGGCATTCGCCGCCGACAAGATCACGGTCGGGGCGCTGCGCTTCACCTCGCATGCGCCGAGCTTCATCGCCTTCGAGCGCGGCTATTTCGCCGACGAGGGGCTGGAGGTCAATTTCGAGTTCTTCCAGGCGGCGCAGCCGATGGCGGTGGCCATCGCCTCCGGCGACGTCGACTTCGGCATCACCGCGATTTCCGGCGGCCTGATCAACCTGGCCGAAAAGGGCGCCATCAAGGTCGTCGGCGGTGCGCTGCAGGAAGAGCCGGGCGTCGACGGGCAGATGATCCTCGTGTCCAAGGCGGCCTTCGACGCCGGCCTGACCTCGCCGGCCGGGCTGAAGGGCAAGAGCTTCGGCATCACCCAGACGGGCTCGTCGTTCCACTACATCGCCCACAAGATCGCCGACAAGGAAGGCTTCGACCGCTCGGAGATCACCCTGCGGCCGCTGCAGAAGGTCGGCGCGATCATCGGCGCGCTGAAGACCGCCCAGATCGACGCCTGGGCCATCGTCCCGCACATCGCCAAGCCGCTGGCCGCCGGGCCGGAGATCGAGTCCATCGGCATGGTCGCGGACTATATCCCCGACTACCAGGTGACGACGGTCTTCACCTCGACCGCCAACACCAAGGACAAGCCGGACCTGGTCAAGCGCTTCCTCGCGGCCTTCTCCAAGGGGGCGGCCGACTTCAACGCGGCCTTGATCGACAAGACCACCACGGACGAGGACGCCGAGGCGCTGGTGCAGCTGCTGCACAAGTATGTCTACAACGACCAGCCCTACGAGAAGGCAGCTCCCTCCATCCGCAACGGCGCGATGCGGGTCAACGAGGGCGCGAAGCTCAACATGACCTCGATCGCCGACCAGCTCGACTGGTTCAAGTCCGAGAAGCTGGTGCCCGAGACCGTGACGATGGAGCTCCTCGTCGATCCGAGCTTCGTCGAGACGAACTGA
- the pgeF gene encoding peptidoglycan editing factor PgeF, protein MLTSPDLAGLPGVSHGFFTRQGGVSSGIYASLNIGLGSRDERAAVLENRTRVASLMGVAPGALLSPDQHHSPDAIVVDAPWEPDAQPRGDALVTDRPGIALAISTADCGPVLFADPQARVIGAAHAGWRGAFTGVLEATLAAMQQLGARNERVVAVLGPTISRANYEVGEEFVTRFLEADTANQRFFSPSENAGHAMFDLPAYILARLQAAGVAIAANLDRCTYAQEELFFSYRRATHRGEPDYGRLVSAIALSGS, encoded by the coding sequence ATGCTCACCTCCCCGGACCTTGCCGGACTTCCCGGTGTCTCGCACGGCTTCTTCACCCGGCAGGGCGGCGTCTCCAGCGGCATCTACGCCTCGCTTAACATCGGCCTCGGCTCGCGCGACGAGCGCGCCGCCGTCCTGGAAAACCGCACCCGCGTCGCCAGCCTGATGGGCGTGGCTCCAGGGGCCCTGCTGTCGCCCGACCAGCACCATTCTCCGGATGCGATCGTGGTCGATGCCCCGTGGGAGCCGGATGCCCAGCCGCGCGGCGATGCGCTGGTGACCGACCGACCCGGCATCGCCCTCGCCATCTCCACCGCCGATTGCGGCCCGGTGCTCTTCGCCGATCCGCAAGCCCGTGTCATCGGCGCCGCCCATGCCGGCTGGCGCGGCGCCTTCACGGGCGTCCTGGAGGCAACGCTTGCCGCGATGCAGCAGCTCGGCGCGCGCAACGAGCGGGTCGTCGCCGTGCTCGGCCCGACGATCTCCAGGGCGAATTACGAAGTCGGCGAAGAATTCGTCACCCGCTTTCTCGAGGCGGACACCGCAAACCAACGCTTCTTCTCTCCGTCAGAAAACGCCGGCCACGCGATGTTCGACCTGCCCGCCTATATCCTGGCGCGGCTGCAGGCGGCAGGTGTGGCGATCGCCGCCAATCTCGACCGCTGCACCTATGCGCAGGAGGAGCTGTTCTTCTCCTACCGCCGCGCCACCCATCGCGGCGAGCCGGATTACGGCCGCCTCGTCTCCGCCATCGCCTTGTCGGGAAGCTGA
- a CDS encoding M24 family metallopeptidase: MSLAFTREEYASRLDALRARMTDTGHDAMLLFAQESMFWLTGYDTFGFCFFQSMVVTRDGAIVLLTRSADLRQAQITSILEDIRVWEDRDGASPVLQLRDLLAELGLGGARIGVEYDTHGMTGRIAIDIATLMSDFARLEDASMVVQHLRAVKSPAEIAYVRRAASLTDAAYEAALPLVREGAREGEILAAMQGAVFAGDGDYPGNEFIIGSGPEALLCRYQTGRRVLDRNDQLTLEWAGAFRRYHVAAMRTVIVGEPTGRHVALYDAARAALAAVEECLVPGRTFGEVFEAHAREVDARGEGAHRLNACGYSLGARFAPSWMDWPMAYRGNPARIVPGMVIFTHMILMDSDNGAAMSLGQTYLTHEGRAECLSKLPLDLPVKAG, translated from the coding sequence ATGTCGCTCGCCTTCACGCGGGAGGAATACGCCTCCCGGCTCGACGCCCTTCGCGCCCGCATGACTGACACCGGCCACGACGCCATGCTGCTCTTCGCCCAGGAGAGCATGTTCTGGCTGACCGGCTACGACACGTTCGGCTTCTGCTTCTTCCAGTCGATGGTGGTCACCCGCGACGGCGCCATCGTCCTGCTCACCCGTTCGGCCGACCTGCGCCAGGCGCAGATCACCTCCATCCTGGAGGACATCCGCGTGTGGGAGGACCGCGACGGCGCCTCGCCGGTGCTGCAGCTGCGCGACCTGCTTGCAGAACTGGGCCTCGGCGGCGCCCGCATCGGCGTCGAATACGACACCCACGGCATGACCGGGCGCATCGCCATCGACATCGCGACGCTGATGTCCGATTTCGCGCGCCTGGAAGACGCCTCGATGGTCGTGCAGCACCTGCGCGCCGTGAAGTCGCCGGCCGAGATCGCCTATGTCCGCCGCGCGGCCAGCCTGACCGACGCCGCCTATGAGGCCGCCCTGCCGCTGGTCAGGGAGGGAGCCCGCGAGGGCGAGATCCTCGCCGCCATGCAGGGCGCGGTCTTTGCCGGCGACGGCGACTATCCGGGCAACGAGTTCATCATCGGCTCCGGGCCCGAGGCCCTGCTGTGCCGCTATCAGACCGGCCGCCGGGTGCTGGACCGCAACGACCAGCTGACGCTGGAGTGGGCCGGTGCCTTCCGCCGCTATCATGTCGCCGCCATGCGCACGGTCATCGTCGGCGAGCCGACCGGCCGGCATGTCGCCCTTTACGACGCGGCACGCGCGGCGCTCGCCGCGGTCGAGGAGTGCCTCGTTCCGGGCCGCACCTTCGGCGAGGTCTTCGAGGCCCATGCCCGCGAGGTGGACGCACGCGGGGAAGGTGCCCACCGGCTCAATGCCTGCGGCTATTCGCTGGGCGCGCGCTTTGCGCCGAGCTGGATGGACTGGCCGATGGCCTATCGCGGCAATCCGGCCCGCATCGTGCCCGGCATGGTTATCTTCACGCACATGATCCTGATGGATTCCGACAACGGCGCGGCCATGTCGCTCGGCCAGACCTACCTGACGCATGAGGGGCGCGCGGAGTGTCTTTCCAAGCTCCCCCTCGACCTGCCGGTCAAGGCGGGCTAA
- a CDS encoding accessory factor UbiK family protein, whose translation MTQGPNRVLDDFAKLMTDMAGVAQGARREVETAFRAQAERFLADMDLVKREEHDVVKDMAARALDRIDELEARIAALETPAAKPRPAKGKAAED comes from the coding sequence ATGACACAGGGACCGAACCGGGTTCTCGACGATTTCGCCAAGCTGATGACGGATATGGCCGGTGTCGCCCAGGGCGCGCGGCGCGAGGTGGAGACCGCCTTCCGGGCGCAGGCCGAGCGGTTTCTCGCCGACATGGACCTGGTCAAGCGCGAAGAACACGATGTCGTGAAGGACATGGCGGCGCGGGCGCTCGACCGGATCGACGAACTCGAGGCGCGGATCGCCGCGCTGGAGACGCCGGCGGCAAAGCCGCGCCCGGCCAAGGGGAAAGCGGCGGAAGACTGA
- the pth gene encoding aminoacyl-tRNA hydrolase produces the protein MRLIVGLGNPGEKYARNRHNIGFLAVDAIHGRNSSFAPWRSRFKAEVSEGLLDGEKVMLMKPQTYMNDSGRSVGEAARFYKLAPADVIVLYDELDLPPGKVRTKVGGGSGGHNGIRSIDAHLGKEYSRVRLGIGHPGHKDRVTAHVLGDFAKVDAEWLDPMLDAIAAEAGLLVGGHHSEFCNRLHLALAPAKPQKPRKEQGAASGGTSRNPNPPLPRRGKDSAPKTGLAEQLARMFGKKD, from the coding sequence ATGCGCCTCATCGTCGGTCTCGGCAATCCGGGCGAGAAATACGCCCGCAATCGCCACAATATCGGTTTTCTGGCCGTGGACGCGATCCACGGCCGGAATTCCTCCTTCGCCCCTTGGCGAAGCCGCTTCAAGGCGGAAGTCAGCGAAGGCCTTCTCGACGGCGAGAAGGTGATGCTGATGAAACCCCAGACCTACATGAACGACTCCGGCCGCTCGGTCGGCGAGGCCGCCCGCTTCTACAAGCTCGCGCCCGCCGACGTCATCGTGCTCTACGACGAGCTCGACCTGCCGCCGGGCAAGGTTCGCACCAAGGTCGGGGGCGGCAGCGGCGGCCATAACGGCATCCGCTCCATCGACGCCCATCTGGGCAAGGAATACTCGCGCGTGCGCCTCGGCATCGGGCACCCGGGCCACAAGGACCGCGTCACCGCGCATGTGCTGGGCGATTTCGCCAAGGTCGATGCCGAATGGCTCGACCCGATGCTCGACGCCATCGCTGCCGAAGCCGGCCTTCTGGTCGGCGGGCACCATTCGGAATTCTGCAACCGGCTGCATCTGGCGCTGGCCCCGGCAAAGCCGCAAAAGCCCCGCAAGGAGCAAGGCGCGGCCTCGGGCGGCACCTCCCGCAACCCGAACCCGCCGCTGCCGCGGCGCGGCAAGGACAGCGCGCCCAAGACGGGGCTCGCGGAGCAGCTCGCACGCATGTTTGGAAAGAAGGACTGA
- the lgt gene encoding prolipoprotein diacylglyceryl transferase has protein sequence MPILALPFPAIDPVLIELGPFAIRWYALAYIAGLLLGWRYMRGLVSRDDLWGRTPRPSLVDVDDFIVYATIGTILGGRLGYVLFYAPAYYLQNPMDILQVWTGGMSFHGGFLGVVLAMVVFAWRRGIPLWTLFDLAGAVAPIGLFFGRLANFINGELWGRVTDVPWAFVFPGAGPEPRHPSQLYEAALEGLLLLVVARIVLLRGGFRRPGLVAGTFALGYGLSRSFVEFFRVPDAHIGYLGPGLTMGILLSLPMIAVGLWAIARALRKPPADDSTAPDRTA, from the coding sequence ATGCCGATCCTTGCCCTGCCCTTCCCTGCCATCGATCCCGTGCTGATCGAACTCGGCCCCTTCGCGATCCGCTGGTACGCGCTGGCCTATATCGCCGGGCTGCTGCTCGGCTGGCGCTACATGCGCGGCCTCGTCTCCCGCGACGATCTGTGGGGCAGGACGCCGCGTCCCTCGCTGGTCGATGTCGACGATTTTATCGTCTACGCGACCATCGGCACGATCCTCGGCGGGCGCCTCGGCTACGTGCTGTTCTACGCGCCGGCCTATTACCTGCAGAACCCGATGGACATCCTGCAGGTCTGGACGGGCGGCATGTCCTTCCACGGCGGCTTCCTCGGCGTCGTTCTCGCCATGGTCGTCTTCGCCTGGCGGCGCGGCATTCCGCTGTGGACGCTGTTCGATCTGGCCGGCGCCGTCGCGCCCATCGGCCTGTTCTTCGGGCGCCTCGCCAACTTCATCAATGGCGAGCTGTGGGGCCGAGTGACCGACGTGCCGTGGGCCTTCGTCTTTCCCGGCGCCGGACCCGAACCCCGTCATCCGAGCCAGCTCTACGAGGCCGCGCTCGAGGGCCTGCTGCTGCTCGTCGTCGCCCGCATCGTGCTGTTGCGCGGCGGCTTCCGCCGCCCCGGCCTCGTCGCCGGCACCTTCGCGCTCGGCTACGGCCTGTCGCGCTCCTTCGTCGAATTCTTCCGGGTTCCGGATGCGCATATCGGCTATCTCGGCCCGGGCCTCACCATGGGCATCCTGCTGTCGCTGCCGATGATCGCGGTCGGCCTGTGGGCCATCGCGCGGGCGCTGCGCAAGCCGCCCGCGGACGACAGCACCGCGCCGGACCGGACCGCGTGA
- a CDS encoding ribose-phosphate pyrophosphokinase yields MKIVAGNSNRALAEEISSYLGAPLAKCQVRRFADQEIFVELQENVRGEDVFVLQSTSFPANDHLMELLIVIDALRRSSAKRITAVVPYFGYARQDRRASGRTPISAKLVANLITHAGAHRVLTLDLHAGQIQGFFDIPTDNLFAAPVMTRDIKERYSTDNVMVVSPDVGGVVRARALAKRIDAPLAIVDKRRDKPGESEVMNIIGDPSGRDCILVDDIVDSGGTLCNAAEALLAQGAKSVTAYITHGVLSGGAVARVSSSKLKELVITNSIEPTAAVLAAPNIRTISIAPLMGEAISRTALEQSVSSLFG; encoded by the coding sequence ATGAAGATCGTCGCGGGCAATTCCAATCGCGCGCTTGCAGAGGAAATCTCGTCCTATCTCGGGGCGCCCCTGGCAAAGTGTCAGGTGCGCCGTTTCGCCGACCAGGAGATTTTCGTCGAACTGCAGGAAAACGTGCGCGGCGAGGACGTTTTCGTCCTGCAGTCGACCAGCTTTCCCGCCAATGACCACCTGATGGAGCTGCTGATCGTCATCGACGCTCTGCGCCGCTCCTCCGCCAAGCGCATCACCGCGGTCGTGCCCTATTTCGGCTACGCCCGCCAGGATCGCCGCGCCTCCGGCCGCACGCCGATCTCGGCCAAGCTGGTCGCCAACCTGATCACCCATGCCGGTGCCCATCGCGTGCTGACGCTGGACCTGCATGCCGGACAGATCCAGGGCTTCTTCGACATCCCGACCGACAACCTGTTCGCCGCGCCGGTGATGACCCGCGACATCAAGGAGCGCTACTCGACGGACAACGTCATGGTCGTCTCCCCGGATGTCGGCGGCGTGGTCCGTGCCCGCGCGCTGGCCAAGCGAATCGATGCGCCGCTGGCCATCGTCGACAAGCGCCGCGACAAGCCTGGCGAGTCGGAGGTCATGAACATCATCGGCGATCCGTCGGGCCGCGACTGCATCCTGGTCGACGACATCGTCGATTCCGGCGGCACCTTGTGCAACGCCGCCGAAGCGCTGCTCGCCCAGGGCGCCAAGTCGGTCACCGCCTACATCACCCACGGCGTCCTGTCCGGCGGTGCGGTTGCGCGCGTGTCCTCGTCCAAGCTCAAGGAACTGGTGATCACCAATTCCATCGAGCCGACGGCCGCCGTGCTTGCCGCGCCGAACATCCGCACCATCTCCATCGCCCCGCTCATGGGCGAGGCGATCTCGCGCACCGCGCTCGAGCAGTCGGTGTCCAGCCTGTTCGGCTGA
- a CDS encoding class I SAM-dependent methyltransferase, translating into MTSSEPQTTPLGARIRTLIEAGGPMSVFDFMGLCLADPEHGYYMQAEPFGADGDFITAPEVSQFFGELVGAWLVQAHAALGSPQRVHLVELGPGRGTLMADMLRVAALRPAFREAAAVHLVETSRRLRAIQRTTLGEAAAHAHWHERIADLPEDAPLLVVANEFFDALPIRQYVRTAQGWRERAVGLGASGALQFVAGTGSLDPGSLPADLAGAAEGAILETQPLANALMEELAGRIARQGGALLAIDYGYARTATGETLQALRAHRHVEVLAEPGRADLTAHVNFEALARAARTGGLRPRALMTQGDFLLRLGLLERAGQVGAGRSPQEQERIRGEVERLAAPQEMGELFKVLAVAPHEVVLPLFDGV; encoded by the coding sequence GTGACGTCCTCCGAGCCGCAGACAACGCCGCTCGGCGCGCGCATCCGTACGCTGATCGAGGCCGGCGGCCCCATGTCGGTCTTCGACTTCATGGGCCTGTGCCTCGCTGATCCCGAGCACGGCTACTACATGCAGGCCGAGCCCTTCGGCGCGGATGGCGACTTCATCACCGCGCCGGAAGTCAGCCAGTTCTTCGGCGAGCTGGTCGGCGCCTGGCTCGTCCAGGCCCATGCCGCCCTCGGTAGCCCTCAGCGCGTTCATCTGGTCGAACTCGGCCCCGGCCGCGGCACCTTGATGGCCGACATGCTGCGCGTCGCCGCCCTGCGCCCGGCCTTTCGCGAGGCGGCCGCCGTCCATCTGGTGGAGACCAGCCGCCGGCTGCGCGCCATCCAGCGCACCACGCTGGGCGAGGCCGCAGCGCACGCGCACTGGCACGAGCGCATCGCCGACCTGCCCGAAGACGCGCCGCTGCTCGTCGTCGCCAACGAGTTCTTCGACGCCCTGCCCATCCGCCAATATGTCAGGACGGCCCAGGGCTGGCGCGAGCGGGCCGTCGGACTGGGTGCGTCCGGCGCCCTCCAGTTCGTCGCCGGCACCGGCAGCCTCGACCCCGGCTCCCTGCCGGCCGATCTTGCCGGCGCTGCCGAGGGCGCGATCCTCGAGACCCAGCCGCTCGCCAATGCGCTGATGGAAGAGCTTGCCGGCCGCATCGCCCGGCAGGGCGGCGCCCTGCTCGCCATCGACTACGGCTATGCCCGCACCGCCACCGGCGAGACGCTGCAGGCCCTTCGCGCCCATCGCCATGTCGAGGTGCTCGCCGAGCCGGGCCGGGCCGACCTCACCGCCCATGTGAATTTCGAGGCGCTGGCCCGTGCCGCCCGCACCGGCGGGCTGCGCCCGCGCGCCCTGATGACGCAAGGCGACTTCCTGCTCCGCCTCGGCCTGCTGGAGCGCGCCGGCCAGGTCGGCGCGGGCCGCTCGCCGCAAGAGCAGGAGCGCATCCGCGGCGAGGTCGAGCGGCTGGCAGCGCCACAGGAAATGGGCGAGCTTTTCAAGGTGCTTGCCGTTGCACCCCATGAGGTCGTTCTGCCGCTTTTCGATGGCGTTTGA